The Silene latifolia isolate original U9 population chromosome Y, ASM4854445v1, whole genome shotgun sequence sequence taccacccggtacctgagttgtggtgctatcgccactcggttagctgaaaagctagcctcctttgaggcttcttcggagtacgtgcctctatctacaccggtgcctacgatggacaaagactactacctcgacctgaaatggtttagaactttagctgatggtggcctagcttggagggtgtggggtatgagctggatgaggatcccGGCTCCTAAGCACCTCCCACCCATagagccgttagacccggtggtGGTAGTtgttgactccgatgaggaggaggaggaggatgatgatgtgcCCAGGCAGTTGCAGACATACCTCATCGATGACacgatccttcaggtgatgcccgagccgaagaagggggagaatgtggCAGTGGTGGAGGAGAGACCCAGGTTAGGGAGAGGACCTCTTCGGGTGAGGACAGCTGAGATTAGACCACGACCGGCAGCACCACCGCAAcagcacccttttccttgttacccctacctcgacaccccgaaTACGCgatcgagctacttggcagagagagtgtcatctactttgacactccggaacatgtatgagatggcgtacactcaggggattgggaccgagggaccgcatccagtgtggtggagcggagttggggactatagtgtggttttccactcttacggggtggatcagtcaccctgggggacacctcagtcctttgcttatggtggcttgaccccatggtatgagagtcctggagctggagcaggggttgatgcgggtattgggtcGTCGGGAGCAGGCACCTCGAGAGGAGagggtggtggagatgagatgatggatgagcagcagcagcaacaggagtgatactcctattctttatccttgtttatggtTGATGGTGTTGGATGATAGTAGTAGTTGTTAGTTagaactttttttttattttggtttgtatggatggccataaggccggatttgctagtttgACCTTATTTGAAGGATTTTGGGGGTCGGTTGTCATTCTGACTCGTGTTTCAGTGACGTTTTATGTATATATACGGTGTTATGACAGGAATTTTCAAgattttgacctgtaggtacttgacagagtaccccatactcggtcgagtagctgcaggtgtgacagaaatgaggtattctgatctcagagctactcgatcgagtagccaagacactcgatcgagtagcaggcactcgatcgagtaccttatatactcgatcgagtagctttatTCTGAGGAACTTTtcgtaaaattaaaattgtttaatggttcTATAATTACATGTTTGGTGTTTAACATGGTTGTTGATAATTAGTAACATATtggaaccgttaatttcatatgttggaggtTGTGTTTGGATTTTAGATGCGTATCTGTAACAAATAGTGAAGTAGTAATtgtttcttattgcattcattttacatccgtaatgtctGATATTTATAATTCACCGAAATGGTGTATTTCCTATCTAAATGTGCAATTGATATATACATGCATTCTtgacggcggctagttattcgAATATGATTGCATGTGTTTTATGGTTTAAGGGTTGTCTGGTtaatgagtaatgtccataatgaATGCTATGGGTTAGATATATGTGTCAAGACGTAGGTAGTACATAACACGTGTAgtgatttggtggtgaacttcggggacgaagttccttttagaggggaagagtaatgtcgcaaaataaaaaggccgatattgcaattattttgttgtttgtttataaggtTTTCTATTACTTTGGTTACATTTCTTGTATGAAGTTATAATTGTTTGCATTTGTTCGTTGGGCAATTTGTGTGTTGAAGTAAAATTGATAGTGTGctttaaaagacggtcataaagGGACAAGTTATGATGTCATGTGTTGGAATAGAATCGTATCGTTGGATAACATAGTGGTGTTAATGTGATTTAtttcgtgttgatggttgttGTTAATGAAAGTGTAATCTCGTAATGTGTTGGGTATTAGTTGTGCCGGTTCGTGCTGTGAGGTTGGTATTTCAAGTAGTAGTTTGTCGAGGTCGATCTATATAGagcgttagacagttgatgatgatgacatggaggatggtatttccggggagtagtgacctGTGTCGAAAGAGTAGGGATGTCGTTAtgttcccgtgtcttgtgctttgatataggtgagttgaacttcggggacgaagttctttttagggggggaagactgtaatacccgccctttttggGATCcattgaccagcgttgactgaccttgggagcggtaatagtcctcaGGAGTGCGTACCAAAGTCATCATGTGctttgagttaggggtggtacccgatagagtagaggctactcgatcgagtagcttagatacttgatcgagtaggggccactcgatcgagtaacgggttttcagcgagggtttataatcgtgttttgttaaatccgcaaatcatttccgcctcatttcttcagatccttaggtcgcctccttcccttcccttcaccatataacctccatggaagacTTTGAAGGTCtttgtgccttaggagtgcataacttgagtcgggtagcggtcctttgccagttttcctcttgtaggtatgtcgtcgtcATCATCTGTGccttgtgttttcagttagggtttcCTTGGTGGTGATAGATGgttgtattgtgtgtataggtgttgcttgattgctagGTTTTGCATGTGTGGACATGGAATGGtcgcagttgcttaaaggtaggttcgcctactcagtttctgtggatggtctagtgtgtcgattatagtgtcgtggttgttgtgttgtagttgtgtttgcatggcagcgtatatgcggtaatcggttggtgtatacagtttgttggttgtcgttgtattgcagctgtctgtgattggttgtctctgattctcgaggtgcgtcctcggctgagtggagtcacttgcggcagtggcttcatgccctagttttgccctccgtggaacccgccatgggaggggatgttcacattaatgggacagggttatcgctcggtttgatgagcgtggatttggtgggtacggctgcggtcctccactggcagggctggtctagtggatagtcggtgacggaaattgattggagtgggtatgattgtgtgtgtgaccgattgtgctgtgttgtgttgatagatgatgttggttttgtcatgtcttatctcagtactgaccttgtgtggttgtcttgttgttttatgtgtctaccgtgatcccttatggtgagcagtcagtcttagcaggtattgatagcgttgatagctggagttctggctggatgagtcctcacgagttttgatagagatagtgtgtagctcacgagttgtatctttattttgttaagttggttgtaacgcttgtaatataactataaatgttcttttatcgacttttgatgattacttacctcgggcaaccgagatggtaacgcccttatatgctaaggaaggcctagttaaggctcctctgaatatgggggtgttacaagccaCAAGGAAGACGGGGGGACCAATGTTTAAGAGGAACATCTTGTTGTTTATCATATCTTCTTTGATCTGCTCCCATGGGAATGAACATGTGTTCATAGATGCATTTCCTTGGGTAGTTGACATAGAAAAACTAGATGAGTTAGATTGGTGCGAGTTTGTTTTTGACAAGTTGCTGGAGACAAGAGAAAGGTGGTCATCGAGTAAACAATTCTGTGGTCCTATATTATTTCTCGTAGTGAGTTACTTTAATATAACACCATTTCATTTCTCATAAAGTTTTGTATGATACAATTTGAGCTATCTTTTCGAGCTCCGTAACAAAGGTTTTGAGCTTCGTAAGAAAGGTAACGAGCTTCGTAAGTAAGTTTCCAAACTCCGTAATTTTATACGCTAACAATTGCAATAAACCATAATTATGTACAATTTTTTGCAAAAAAAGTTTCGAACTCCATATGTAACTATTAGAGCTACGAAAGAAAGGTTTCGAGCTCTGTAATTTTATACGCTAAATTGAAATAAACATGACTACGTACAAATTTTTATAACAAAGGTTTCGAGCTACGTATGTAACTATTAGAGCTACTTAAGAAAGATGTCGAGTTGTTCAATTTTATACGCCAAATTGTATAAACCATGACTACGTTTCGAGCTCCGCAAGAAATAACTTGAGCGGCGTAATAAAGGTTTTCGAGCTCGGTAATTTTATACGCTAAATTGCAATAAACCATGACTATGACACATCTTTAAAATCTCATTATAACTCCAACTATAAACTAATAGAATTGTGTCCATATGAAACAAATACACTGAATTAAACGACTACAACTACTACTAAATAAGTTTCAACAAAGCCAAATTACAAGTTTAAAAACCTATAAATGATAATCCTACGACGACATCAGAATATCGCGAAGACCGACGAGGCTATTACCATGATTATTAGTAGAAGGCACAACTCCAACTCTATTTCCCTCTTTCTCTGCATTATTCGCCGCCTTTTTAAGTGCACGAGTCTTAACAGCTTTGAATTTCCCACGAGCTCGGCTAGTTTGAATATCTATCAAACTCCGCTTCATAGTAAACCTCTCCCTCTTCTTTGTCTTCCCCTTTGGATTTTGTATTACATCAACATCGCCCCCTTCAACATCCGAGCATTGTATGCCCCCAACTACAGCCTCAATCTCGGATCTTATTGAGCTGTCGTGTAAATTTTCCGAGCAAAAGTAAAATCGTCATGTATATAAAACAATCATGAGCACAACTAGTAACTTATCGAGCTATCATGTAAATTTTCCGAGCAACAGTAAAATCGTCATGTATATCAAAAAAACAGGAGCACAACTAGTAACTTATTGGTACATCGTGTAAATTTTCCGAGCAAAAGTAAAATCGCCTTGTATATCAAACAATCAGAGTACAACTACTAACTTATTGAGCTGTCATGTAAATTTTCCGAGCAAAATTAAATTTTACTGTTTAACAAAGAAATGGAGCAAAACTCATAAACTTTACGAGCTATTCAACAGACTTATCGAGCCACATATATTCAAAGTCGGAAAATACCAACCCTTGTAACATGGACGAAAAGCATGTCTTATATAACAAAACATTGCCAAAGTTGATGACTTTAAAGATGAAAATTATATGTTCCAGTACGAACATTGATGTAGTCATGTAACACATAAAACTAACGATAATTACCTTGACAAGGAGATTTTTCATCTGGTTGTCTTTCCAAACTCATTGATACTTGATTAAATACAACAATTTCCATTGACGTTCCAATTCCCTTAGAAACTCCATCGCCCATTGCTGATGATAAATTGGCAACATTCGTTGTAGAAGCTTCATCATCCGTAGATTGTAATTCTTATATAGATTTTTGATTCTAATTAAAGATTGTGACTCAACGAAGATGAAAAAATAATATTGAAGGAATAGCAAATTGAGTAACTGCATAATTGTTAATCAGTTAGATAAATTAGGAGAAGAAGAGAGATAAGGGGGGAGAGATTTCTTGACTACTTGAATATTCacttaatgaaaattgaaattaggGAAAAAAAATTAGGGAAACAAAAAATAGGGAGGAATTGACTAAACTACCATTGGTTGTATAATAACACTATACCACACGAGGTATAGTCTACTGACCGGTTCGGGGTAGTTCACTAATCCCTACTCACCTAACCACTGCACTCTAGTCAAGTAGTCACTCATTCTTGTCAAAATATAGCCATCAACTTTCACACTGTCTCCCAACTTTCTTCTTTATTACTCAATCTCCTCCATTTTCAAAGCTTCAATTTTTCTTCACTTTTCCGCCATTTTCTCGTGATTTTTCTTAGCTCCCCATTTATTGTTTCACTTCCCAAACCATACCCTTTTTCCTATTTACACTCTTCTTCACAAAATCATAATTTCTCAACTATAATCTTAAACCCTTATTATCTCAAAATccccccttttgtttttcacaaaGGAAGCTAAAGATTTGATTTTTTTATGCTGTTATTCTAACTGAGGTAGGTACTGATGGATTTTTTGTATTGGGTTTGTGTTTTCTTTTTATTTACTCACTTTTTGCTGATTTTTGTTGCAGGAATTTACTTAAATGAAGTAATATTGGATGTGATATGGTAATTTCATcgtctcgatcatttgtttacctttttttattctttgtaagCGATATTTTAATTAGCTTGGTCTTGCTTAAGACCGTCtttaagacctctcacaaaattaATTTCTGGATCATTTTCATCATGAATTTCGTATAATGATGTGTTGAGTAAACTGTGTGAAAGTGACTTCGTTTGCTTAAATTTAGATATTTTAAGTTTTGGTCCTAACTTTTGATCCTAAAAAAAGTGTGTTCTTAACTTGGTATATACTGTACTATATTATCCTTTTCTTGTGGATTGTAATATAATTCCTGGTTTAATAAAGGTGGTGGATTTAGGTGGGGCTAGCAGGGGTGAGCGCGACCCCGCTGGCCAATGAAAAGTTTGGaggttttagttaaaatttccgaTTTTTTCAAGTTTGCGTTATCCCATTACTCAGTTGCCTAAATCCCCCCTTTGAAATTTTTCTACCCCCAACTGTAAATTCGGACTCCGCCActtagacaacaacaacaacatcaaagccttaatcccaaaatgatttggggtcggctgacatgaatcatcctttagaaccgtctatGGGTGAATGCAcccctcaaaatgcgaaaaaaatagaaaagggaaaaatgaaaaaccgAAAGGAGagcgaaacataatacaaactcaAGGTAaatttataggttttaaaatcgaagtccggatttcttttataaaaacttaaaatttaaatcgagaataaagattaaaacgattttgtaAACCGAAGTAGAATTGAAGGATCTGGAATAACTTAAaggtaaaccaagtaaaatatataagaaagtggttggtaaaaaagtgtaataaaggagagaagaacaaataaatttttttaaaaattaaataaaaacattaaatatgtcaaataacatcaaatactaaaaattcaCATGTAtgctttccctccattgtgccctctccgtcaccatactctcctcaagctccagaaatctcatatcgtgttctatcactctcaaccatgtctgtctcggccTCCCTCTACCCCTAGGAACCTTTTCTGttttccaagtctccagcctcctaactcgtgcgtccataggtctctttctcacatggccaaaccatcttagtcgattttccatcatcttgtcctttaTCTGCCCCAcgtttaccttttccctaatcacctcattccttaatcgatctttccttgtatgtccgcacatccacctcaacatacgcatctccgccactctcatcttttgaatgtgacaatgtttcacggccccaCACAcggaaccgtaaagtaaggcaagAGGCCTAATTGctgtgcgataaaattttccctttaatctttggggcatatctttattgCATAAAAACcatgaagcactcttccatttcaactgtcccgctttaattctgtgagccacatctccgtctacctccccatctttttgaataatagatcctagatatctgaagaaatctgacccctcaacaacattcacatcgaaaataatactccccaccTCTGTCGATCTCGACCCCGCCAcgttagtgaactgacacctcaaatactcggtcttactcctTCTTAGCCTAAACccaacccacgagtctctaaagtatgcctccacaattccaactttctctccaccccctttttcgtctcatcaatcaacacaatatcatcagcaaacatcatacactaAGGGATGTCGTcttgaatatcccttgtcaactcatccataactatagcaaagagaaaaggactaagtgcggaaccttgatgcaccccgatggtaatgagaacttcttccgttctcccaacgtTAGTGCTAATACTTGCACTAGCCctctcatacatgtcctttatgaggtcaatatattttcgagacacaccctttcttgccaaagcccaccaaagtacttctctcggtaccctatcatatgccttttccaagtcaataaaaatcATATGCAAGtctttcttcttgtcccgatggtgttccatcaactggctcatgataaaaatcgcatccatagtcgatctcccaagcataaatccaaattggttatccgacATGTCTACACATCTCGgataaattaataaattaataaacCCACCGATATTTTGAGCTTTGATGTTGGATGTTGAATATGGCTTCTGGCTTGACCCTTTGATGATAGTGAGAATAATATGTAGGTTTGATCATGTAGTTTAGCTTATCTAGTCTTATATCGAAATGTTCGTAATCAGGTGTCCAGAACTGAGTGCTGGCACTGTCTTTTAGATGAATTTTGGAATTCTAGTTTCAGTCAAGTTGATTTGCGTTAGCATCTCCGGTTTAGGGTACTCTTGGTTGAGCAAAGACGTATTGCTGTAGGTCAGGCCATGTAGTAATAGAAAATGTTCTAGAGAAACTAAGAAAGATGATTGGGTTAAAAGTGCAGGTTCAGTTAACTTTCATGCATGTAATTGAGAAGATGGAGATATGTGGTTGCGTGATTGGAGTCAATGAGAAGCTATTCCTGCAGTTGGATTAAATGCAACGGCCTGTTCTAGTAATTTAGAGttcgatatggtttgaatatATCTCTCTCGTGTGGTTTGTTTAAGGTGGGTTAGTGCTGATTTGTCGAGTAGATTTGATAGTAGTTTGATAGGATGGGAACTTTATTAGGGACCTGTGAAATTGTTGAGGCTGAGGAGGAGTTGAGTATGAGTGGTGTGAATGAGAGAGTGAAAAAACATTACATGTCGAGGCAAGGACGTGTTTATTCCATTGAAGATGACATCAACCAGCTGTTTGACTCTGTGAACGTTAAGACGTTGATTAAGGGAAAAGCTCTGCAAAAGAATCCAATGAAACAACCTATGCGGCCGAATTCCCCACAACCATTTGGTATTGAAATTACAGAATCAGTAAGTCTGAAACAGGCTCTAAGGGGATTATGCATCTCACAAGCATCAGAGATGGCTGCAATGAAAAAGCGATCACTGAAATCAGGCAGCTCATCTAGAATGTCTGAGGTGGAAAAGTATAACCGGTTGCACATGTCAGAAGGCGTGGATGCCAAAGGATCCAGTCTTTCACCAAGTGAAGTGAAAAGAACGCTACTTGAGATCTCTTTTCCGGGTAAGGTTGTTGCGCAGCTCTCTGAGACGACACCAGATTCTGAGTCGTCTGCATTAAGTTCATCAAAGCAAAGACACTCTCATTCTGTAACAAAGACAGCGACTGAAAAAGTATCATCACAAGAGAAGATGGCACTTTCGGTATCTAATAATGTCCGGGACACATCTAAAGCAGAACAGCTTCAGAAAAGGAATTTGAAACTAAAAGAGTCTTTACATGGTATTCACACTATTAAACATGTCTTGGAGATGGATGATTTGGGTGCGTCTAAAGAAGATAAGAGTCACATTGGTAGCGCAAATGAGAAAATAAAGAATGTTAAAAGTAGCAGTCAATGTTTAACAATACCAGTTTTTCAGAACAAAAGCTTTTTTAAGAGGAAAGCAAAGACGGAGTCAGATTCGGCCTCTTGTGACTCTCCAGCAGGAGACATTGGCAGCAACAATATGTCTTCCAGCCAAAGGATCAATGGACTAAGTAGCAAGCCACATGCTGTAAAAGTTGGAGATACGACTCATGGCAAAATTAACGCAGGATCTAACAGTGGAACGGCCAAAGCTAAGCTTGGCTCGAGTGTGATAGATGCTGAACTGAGTAATTATTGTCCTAGTAACACTTGTAAGGCTGGTGGACTATCGAGGTCAAGGGAGAAGGGTGAGTTTTCTCACAGCTCAAAAAGTAGTATTGGGGAGTATAGCACAAGCCCAAGTGAAGAAAGAAGTGGGTCTAGCCGTTGTTGTAACAGGCCACACATGTCGAAAGACATGAGATGGGAGGCTATTCAATGCGTTCAAAAGCAGCATGGATTGTTGAGTTTGCGGCATTTTAAGCTGCTAAAGAGGCTTGGCTCTGGTGATATCGGAACTGTTTATCTCGCAGAGCTAGTGGGCACACACTGCTTGTTTGCTTTGAAAGTCATGGATAATGAATTTTTGGCGCGAAGGGATAAATTGTCACGGGCACAAACTGAAAGAGAGACCCTACAAATGTTGGACCACCCTTTTCTTCCTACGCTTTATGCTCATTTTACCACCGATAAGCTCTCGTGCTTGGTTATGGAGTATTGTCCTGGTGGGGATTTATATGTTATCCGACAGAAACAGTCAAGCCGGTGTTTCTCAGAGCAGGCAGCAAGGTATACTTATTTTTTTGGCCTATAATAAGTGAGTATGATGCATGGGTTTCTGGCTTTCAGTGATGGTCATATCAAATGCATTTGTTTTCTAGCATAGTGCCAGTTTCCTGTTATAGACTTGGAACGAGTCATACGTTACTTCATATTGTACCTACATGTGAGGCAAGTTGGTTATTTGTATTGCTCCTTATAGAAACCTCGAAATCATGTTATGAAGTGGCTGATAAGAATGACTAACATGTCACATTTATGTTTTCCGTGTATGCTTTAATAGTTTGGACTTCTGTCTTTGTGGATTATCCCGTACATATTCCATTTGACACTCACTCTATCTCATACTCCATTAATTTAGATTCACTAATTTACGTATGACACAAGTGACAAGACTTAAGACAAGGGCCGGTGGAGGGTATGACGTATGTATGTCAAGATGAAGAGTACAAGTGGAATGTATTTTTGTCTTTTTAAACTGGAATTCACCCCAAAATGGAAATGTAGTGAAGTGGTTTGAATGTCCGTAAAAGAAAAATTGTGATTTCAAATATATGTAGCCATGTAGGGACCATGAGTAGCCTAGTTTTCGGAATGCTTAGCTTGTAATTTCATAACTCCGTTCTCATGCCATTATCAGATTTTATGTTGCTGAAGTCCTCCTGGCATTGGAGTACCTTCATATGCTAGGGATCGTGTATCGAGATTTGAAACCTGAAAACATCCTTGTACGAGAAGATGGTCATATCATGCTATCGGATTTTGACTTGTCCCTCAGATGCATTGTCAATCCCACATTGCTCAGATCATCCTCTCCCATCACCGAACCTACAAAGAAGGTACCTTCAACTTCTTGTTCTCAATCGAGCTGTATTGACCCTTTCTGCCTCCAACCGACCTGGCAAGCCTCATGCTTTAGTCCAAGGCTTTTAGCTACCTCTTCCATGTCTCGAAAACACAAATCTGAGCAAGCTACAGCCGCTCCATTACCACAGCTGGTAGCAGAGCCGACCGATGCTCGATCCAATTCCTTTGTCGGAACCCACGAGTACTTAGCTCCCGAGATTGTGAAAGGAGAGGGTCATGGTAGTGCTGTTGATTGGTGGACATACGGAATATTTCTTTTCGAACTTTTATATGGTAAGACACCTTTCAAAGGATCGAGTAATGAGGAAACATTGGCAAATGCAGTATCAGAGTCTCTCAGATTTCCTGAAACCCCTTTAGTGAGCTTCCATGCCAAGGACTTGATCCGTGGATTGTTAATGAAAAATCCAGAGAACCGTTTGGGATTTGCACGAGGTGCTACAGAGCTAAAGCAACATGCATTTTTCGAGGGCCTTAATTGGGCATTGATACGATGTGCAGTACCCCCGGAACGCCCAAAGTTTTGTGATGTCAGAAACAGTGAGTTCTCAAGCCAGAATCAAAATGGTAAGTCTTTCGGAATTGGCAATAGCGAGCATATTGAGTTTGAGCTGTTTTAGCTAGTTTGTGTAAGTTGCTGTTAGTTAAGTAGTTTTGGAAAGCAGTCGAAAAATTATTTCCTGTTGTTTTCCACATGGATATGCCTTGATGTAAAAATTGTAAGAACCTGGTTTAAGTTGTACAATGATCACATTTCAATTATCTTTTGGTTCCTTAAATGCCTCAATAGAAATCAGAAAGTATGTTATGTCGTGAATTGATACTCGAGATCATAGTTCATGTAACATATAATACGGTTGTACTTCAGGAAGTCTTCTTTTCTAGTTATGCCTCTCAGATGGTTTAGAACAAATGTGATGCATGCTCAGATAGTCAGATATTAGAAATTACAGCTCTACAAGCCAATTCTAGTGTTGTAGCAGTATCTAAAGGGATCGGCATATATTACAATGTATCTATCGCCCGTTCTTACTATCTTGTTGGCTTGCCTATTTGATCTGGCCCCCTATTGACTTATATCGGGAAGGACTGACACTTTCCGCAGAACTTACCTTAACACAAAAGACCTTTGTTATTCATATTGATGGAGAATGTGGAAAGAATCCTATCTCGAAAAGCAACTCAAATTGTAACAGGATCTGGGGAATGTGAGACGATGCAGTAACAAGATATGCACCAGAGTTGATGTGAACTTTAAACGAAACGTGTTAAACGGGTCAAATACATAGTTTATGAACTTTTAAAGTTTTGATAATAGACCAATCTTCTTGAATCCACTAATTTACACCTTTCCAGTTTGTCTCTCTTAAAACGTAAATGGCCGTTTTAAGATAGACCGATTGGAAGGTCTATCATAGACGGGACAAAAGTTTATCATTCACTCATTCCCATATTAGTCTTAAGAGTACAGCCAATTAAATACTATCCTATATAACATTGCCACATTGCCCCATTGCCCCTATCCTATATAACATTGCCCCTAATAACCTACGGAGTATTAAATTTTTTGTGGGTGAATGAAATT is a genomic window containing:
- the LOC141633899 gene encoding serine/threonine-protein kinase D6PKL1-like, with the translated sequence MGTLLGTCEIVEAEEELSMSGVNERVKKHYMSRQGRVYSIEDDINQLFDSVNVKTLIKGKALQKNPMKQPMRPNSPQPFGIEITESVSLKQALRGLCISQASEMAAMKKRSLKSGSSSRMSEVEKYNRLHMSEGVDAKGSSLSPSEVKRTLLEISFPGKVVAQLSETTPDSESSALSSSKQRHSHSVTKTATEKVSSQEKMALSVSNNVRDTSKAEQLQKRNLKLKESLHGIHTIKHVLEMDDLGASKEDKSHIGSANEKIKNVKSSSQCLTIPVFQNKSFFKRKAKTESDSASCDSPAGDIGSNNMSSSQRINGLSSKPHAVKVGDTTHGKINAGSNSGTAKAKLGSSVIDAELSNYCPSNTCKAGGLSRSREKGEFSHSSKSSIGEYSTSPSEERSGSSRCCNRPHMSKDMRWEAIQCVQKQHGLLSLRHFKLLKRLGSGDIGTVYLAELVGTHCLFALKVMDNEFLARRDKLSRAQTERETLQMLDHPFLPTLYAHFTTDKLSCLVMEYCPGGDLYVIRQKQSSRCFSEQAARFYVAEVLLALEYLHMLGIVYRDLKPENILVREDGHIMLSDFDLSLRCIVNPTLLRSSSPITEPTKKVPSTSCSQSSCIDPFCLQPTWQASCFSPRLLATSSMSRKHKSEQATAAPLPQLVAEPTDARSNSFVGTHEYLAPEIVKGEGHGSAVDWWTYGIFLFELLYGKTPFKGSSNEETLANAVSESLRFPETPLVSFHAKDLIRGLLMKNPENRLGFARGATELKQHAFFEGLNWALIRCAVPPERPKFCDVRNSEFSSQNQNGKSFGIGNSEHIEFELF